From one Gemmobacter sp. genomic stretch:
- a CDS encoding peptidase M29, protein MLQEVVEGKWLAAFRRVLALNGIGPGTRVAIIAESQSRPVLMQLSSLACYDLGAEYHTILLPTPPQTAPVPVKSTGTCVAIRHNRAVVEALKRVEVIVDVTVEGLIHAEEWPEIEEAGARLLVICNEHPEILERTEPQAGLGPKVALGIEMLRAASEMRVTSRAGTDLIIDIRDAPCGGTPGFSTKPGGVAHWPGGLCLCFPGPGTINGRIVMDVGDMNLTFKTYMSSPIDITVTDDFVTDIRGDSLDAELFREYLAAWGDRNAYGLSHVGWGMNPAARWVSGALYDKRDMQATEFRAWAGNFLWSTGANQYANRFTLGHFDLPMRRCTITLDGEAVVKDGVLQGDLAL, encoded by the coding sequence ATGCTGCAGGAAGTGGTCGAGGGCAAATGGCTGGCGGCGTTCCGCCGGGTGCTGGCGCTGAACGGCATCGGGCCGGGCACCCGCGTTGCCATCATCGCCGAAAGCCAGTCGCGCCCGGTGCTGATGCAACTGTCCAGTCTGGCCTGTTACGATCTGGGGGCCGAATATCACACCATCCTGCTGCCCACCCCGCCGCAGACCGCCCCGGTCCCGGTAAAATCCACCGGCACCTGCGTGGCCATCCGCCACAACCGCGCCGTGGTCGAGGCGCTGAAGCGCGTCGAGGTGATTGTGGACGTGACCGTCGAAGGGCTGATCCACGCCGAAGAATGGCCCGAGATCGAGGAGGCGGGCGCCCGCCTGCTGGTGATCTGCAACGAACACCCCGAGATCCTGGAACGCACCGAACCACAGGCCGGGCTTGGCCCCAAGGTTGCCTTGGGGATCGAGATGTTGCGCGCCGCCTCGGAAATGCGGGTGACCAGTCGCGCCGGCACCGACCTGATCATCGACATCCGCGATGCGCCTTGCGGCGGCACGCCGGGGTTTTCCACCAAACCGGGCGGTGTGGCGCATTGGCCGGGGGGCCTGTGCCTGTGCTTTCCCGGTCCCGGCACCATCAACGGCCGCATCGTGATGGACGTGGGCGACATGAACCTGACGTTCAAGACCTACATGTCCAGCCCCATCGACATCACCGTCACGGATGATTTCGTCACCGACATTCGCGGCGACAGCCTGGATGCGGAACTGTTCCGCGAGTATCTGGCCGCCTGGGGCGACCGCAACGCCTATGGGCTAAGCCATGTCGGCTGGGGCATGAACCCCGCCGCGCGCTGGGTGTCCGGCGCGCTCTATGACAAGCGCGACATGCAGGCGACGGAATTCCGCGCCTGGGCCGGCAACTTTCTGTGGTCCACCGGCGCGAACCAGTATGCCAACCGCTTTACCCTTGGCCATTTCGACCTGCCGATGCGCCGCTGCACCATCACGCTCGACGGGGAAGCCGTCGTGAAGGATGGCGTGCTGCAAGGCGACCTCGCCCTCTGA